The following coding sequences are from one Lolium rigidum isolate FL_2022 chromosome 6, APGP_CSIRO_Lrig_0.1, whole genome shotgun sequence window:
- the LOC124666541 gene encoding mitochondrial outer membrane protein porin 4-like, giving the protein MDPKFTLTTYAENGAAITATSTKKDEAILSEIQTQFKYNNVKLDVKANSDSQVLITGTTEYPRVPGMKHITAISYPFKTPGKNELQYQNDYAGLSLGVGMNSKPLINFSGVVGNKYVAVGGDVAYDTAIGDWTKYNAGVSLTKEDLVASVMLNNKGDSLTASSYYMVNKQSAVGGELTHSFSSKENTSTVALQHSLDPLTTVKARYNNKGMVTGLIQHEWRPKSLLTISTEFDAKAIEKSSKIGLSLVLKP; this is encoded by the exons ATGGACCCGAAGTTCACCCTCACCACTTACGCCGAAAACGGAGCC GCAATCACTGCTACGAGCACAAAGAAAGATGAGGCTATCCTTAGCGAGATCCAGACCCAGTTTAAGTACAACAATGTCAAACTTGATGTGAAAGCAAATTCAGACTCTCAA GTGTTAATCACAGGCACAACTGAGTATCCTCGTGTACCGGGCATGAAGCATATTACAGCAATTTCTTATCCATTCAAGACACCTGGAAAG AATGAACTCCAGTACCAGAATGATTACGCTGGTCTCAGTCTTGGTGTTGGCATGAACTCCAAACCTCTGATTAACTTTTCTGGTGTGGTTGGCAACAAATATGTTGCTGTTGGTGGGGACGTTGCCTATGATACTGCAATTGGGGATTGGACCAAGTACAATGCTGGAGTGAGTCTCACCAAAGAAGATCTTGTTGCATCCGTGATGCT GAACAACAAAGGGGACAGCCTGACTGCGTCCAGCTACTACATGGTGAACAAGCAGTCCGCTGTCGGAGGGGAGCTGACCCACAGCTTCTCGAGCAAGGAGAACACGTCCACCGTTGCATTGCAGCACTCCTTGGACCCTCTGACCACCGTGAAGGCACGCTACAACAACAAAGGCATGGTCACTGGCCTCATCCAGCACGAATGGAGGCCCAAGTCATTGCTGACCATCTCCACCGAGTTCGACGCCAAGGCGATCGAGAAGAGCTCCAAGATTGGGCTCTCGCTGGTTCTTAAGCCCTGA